The following nucleotide sequence is from bacterium.
GTTTGAGGTCGGGCTTAACGGTATTGGTTATTTCCCATCCGAAAAGCGCCCGAGAGTTGTCTGGATAGGCGCCGATGGCGGGACGGATTATCTGCTCGAAGTGTTTCAGACGCTCGAAAACTGTCTTGAAAGAGTCGGCTTCGACCGTGAGGAAAGAACATTCTCTCCCCATCTGACCATCGGACGGGCTAAAAAAGATAAGAAAGTCGTAACCCCGGACAACCTGCCGGAATTCGAGCCGGTCAGGTTTGAGGTTTCCACGCTGGCGCTTATGAAAAGCACTCTGACACCGGACGGGCCGATTTACGAGAGGGCGTTCGAATGCGGGCTGTCGAAGGTGTCATGTTCGGATAGTGTCTGAAACCGAATTGTGCAAAAAATCACTTTTTGATACAGAAGTGATTTTACGAAATACGATTTACGATTTGAAACCTTTGAAATAATTATGAGCAACATGCTCGAATGCACGATATAATGTTTTCTTCCCTCTCCAGTTTACGGGAGAGAGATCGGGAGTGAGGGTAATACGATAACTTGCCCTTATTCCTGACCTTTCTCTCATACAGAAGAGAAGGGAAATAATGACCATTATCCGAATTATTTCAAAGGCTCACCATAAATCATTTCTCAGGGTATGAAAGGGGATCGGGCGTGCAAAAGAATTCTGGTGATGTCAATAAGGAAAGAGCTGTCGAGCTGGCCATCGGTCAGATCGAGAAACAGTTCGGCCGCGGTTCCATCATGAAACTGGGCGACGATTCCATGAAGGTGGAAGCTGTCGTGATTCCCTCCGGCTCGCTTGCGCTCGATGCTGCGCTCGGTATTGGTGGTTTCCCGCGGGGACGGGTTGTCGAGCTCTTCGGTCCGGAATCTTCCGGAAAAACCACCCTGGCGCTCAGTATCGTTGCAAATGCCCAGCGTATGGGCGGTTATGCGGCATACATCGATGCTGAGCACGCGCTCGATTCTGCATATGCGAGGACCATGGGAGTGGATGTCGATAACCTGCTTATCAGCCAGCCGGACTGCGGAGAGGATGCCCTCGAAATCTCCGACACGCTTATCCGGTCGGGCGCTATCGACGTCATCGTGATCGATTCGGTTGCGGCGCTTGTCCCGAGAGCCGAGCTCGAAGGCGAGATGGGGGATGCCCATGTCGGTCTCCAGGCCCGTCTCATGAGTCAGGCGCTCAGGAAGCTTACCGGCCATATTTCACGCTCCAACACATGCGTCATATTCATCAACCAGATCCGCATGAAGATCGGGGTGATGTTCGGTAATCCCGAAACCACGACGGGCGGCAATGCGCTGAAATTCTATTCCTCGGTGAGGGTCGATATCAGGCGTGTCGCGACCCTGAAAGAGCGCGAGGAGGCCATCGGCATGCGCGCCAAGGTTAAAGTGGTTAAAAACAAGCTCGCAACACCGTTCAGAACAGCCGAATTCGATATCATGTTTGATGGCACCGGGATAAGCGCCGAGGGCGATGCCATCGATATAGGCAGCGAGATCGATATCATCGCGAAATCCGGCACCTGGTTTTCGTACGAAAATGAACGCCTCGGTCAGGGCAGGGAGAATGTCCGGGCTTTCCTCCGCGAGCATCGTGATATCCGCGACCGCATCATTGCACAGATAAGAGAAAAAATGGGTTTGAAGCCTGTTACCGAGAAGAAGAAGGACGATAAGAATTTATGACATCAAACGAGATTCGCGGGAGTTTTCTCGGCTATTTCGAGAAAAACGGTCATGCCAGGATAGCCGGTTCGCCCGTTATCCCCTGGGGTGATCCAACCCTCATGTTCACCAACGCCGGAATGAACCAGTTCAAGGATGTTTTCCTCGGACGTGAGAAGCGGGACTATACACGCGCAACCACCTGCCAGCCCTGTATCCGCGCCGGCGGGAAACACAACGACCTCGACGAAGTGGGGCATACGACAAGGCATGGCACATTTCTTGAAATGCTCGGTAACTTCTCCTTCGGCGACTATTTCAAGGAAGGCGCCATCGGGTTCGCATGGGAATTCCTGACAAAGGAAATGGGGCTCAATCCCGACCTGCTTTACCCGAGCGTGTATTCAACCGACGAGGAGGCCTTTGCAATCTGGAGGGATATCATCGGCGTTCCCGCAGGCAGAATCCTCAGGTTCGGCAACATCGAGAAAGGCGACGACGAGAATTTCTGGAGCATGGGTACGACCGGTCCCTGCGGCCCGTGCTCGGAAATCTATATCGACCGCGGCGCACAGTACGGTCCCGACGATCCGTACAAGGCGCTCAGTATCGATGCCCCCCGGTTTCTCGAGCTCTGGAATCTCGTGTTCATGCAGTTCAACCGTAATGAAAGCGGCGTCATGGACCCCCTTCCCAAGCCGTCCATCGATACCGGTCTCGGCCTCGAACGCATGGCGATGGTCCTGCAGGGCAGGGAAAACATCTTCGAGACCGACATCCTCGGGAAACTCATCCGCCGTATTGAAGAATTTACCGGAAAAACCTACGCCGAGTCTACCGGTATGCCGTTCAGGGCCGCTGCCGATCATGTCCGCACCCTGAGCTTTGCCATTGCGGATGGCGCGCTTCCCTCCAACGAGGGACGCGGGTATGTCCTGCGGCGTATTCTCCGTCGCGCTTCACGGTATCTCCGCAAGCTCGAAGTCCATGAGCCGCTCATATACCGTCTTGTCAGCGATGTGGTCGATCTCATGGGAGATGCGTATCCGCGGCTCGACGAGCGGGTGGATTATACGGCGATGGTTATCAGGAGCGAGGAGGAGCGGTTCCTCAAGACCCTCGACCAGGGAGTCGATCTGTTCGAGGGGCTCGCGGCTGATGTCCGGTCACACGGGGTGCGGGTTATCAGCGGCGAGGACGCATTCAGGCTGTATGACACCTTCGGATTCCCCGTTGACCTGACACGGATCATGGCCGAGGAACAGAACCTGACCGTGGACATGGCCGCTTTTGAAAAGGCGATGGAAGCCCAGCGTATCCGTGCCCGCGAATCTTCCTCATTCCAGGCTGTCGACGACAGCGGTGAACCATGGCAGGAAGTCCCCGGGACGGCCGGGGGTGGTTCGGTTTTCGTTGGATATGAAAGCGATTCTGCCGAGGCGAATCTTGTCAGGTATCGTGAAAACGGAGATGGCGCTGTCGAGCTCGTGTTCGACAAAACCCCGTTTTATGCCCTTTCGGGCGGTCAGGTAAATGACACGGGAACTATCGTGCCTCATGATGACGCGTTCGGTCTCCGTGTGAAGGATGTCCGCGATTACCCGCAGGCGGGCAGAGCGCATATCTGCGAGGTCGAGCGGGGGAAATTTGCCGTCTCCTCGCTCATTTCCGCTCCGGCGCGTCTTTCAATTGCCGGCGGGCCGCGTCATGACACCGAGCGAAACCACTCGGCGACACATCTGCTCCAGGCGGGGCTTCAGGATGTTCTCGGGAAGCATGTCCGGCAGTCCGGTTCGTTTGTCGACCCCGAGCGGCTCCGCTTCGATTTCAACCACTTTTCGGCGGTCACCGCAGACGAGCTTGCCCGTGTCGAGGCGTTCGTGAACCGCGCTGTCATCGAGGACTACCCGGTTGTCATCACGCAGTCGACGCTCGAGGAAGCGCGCTCCATGGGCGCCATGAGCCTCTTCGAGGAGAAGTACGGCGACACGGTGCGGGTCGTGAAGATGGGCGATGTATCCCTCGAGCTCTGCGGCGGAACCCATGTTTCGAGAACCGGGCGGATCGGGCTTTTCAGGATCGTGTCCGAGTCCTCGGTTGCTGCCGGGATACGGCGTATCGAGGCGGTCACCGGCATGCGTTCCTATGAGCTTGCAGCTTCCGAGCTCGGTATTCTCCAGGACATTAACCATCGTCTCAACACCACGGCCGGTGATGTTGTCGAGCGGATCGAGAGCCAGGCTGCGAAAATCCGTGAGCTCGAAAAGGAAATCAGGCGCCTCAGAACCGAGGGAGCATTCGGCGGCGGCAGCGACATAATGTCGAACATTGTCGAGGTCGGGGGAGTCAAAGTGGCGTTCGGGCGCATGGATGCTGCCAGTGCGGAAGAGCTCAAGACATTCGCCGATACCATCCGTGACAGGCTCGGCAGCGGCGTCGGCGTTCTCGGAGCCGCGATTAACGGGAAAGTGTCCATTGTTGCGACGGTGACCGATGATCTTATCAAACAGCGTTCGCTCAGGGCGGGAGACATAGTCAAAAAAGTCGCCGAGGCGGTGGGCGGAACGGGCGGAGGACGGCCTCACATGGCGATGGCCGGGGGAAAAGATGTCGGGGCGCTCGATGACGCGCTCGCATCCGTGCCCGGAGTAATTGACGGATTATTGAAAGGAAAGGCATGACTTTTCACAGCCGGATGACCGTATACAGCTATCTTCTGGAAGTCAGGGATAAAAAGGGCGCGGGATTTCTCGTGCTCATGGACCCCGACCGTTCTTCTCCGCGCCTTGTTGCCGAACAGGCAGTGAAGTGCAGGGATGCCGGAGTGGATGCTCTTCTTATCGGAACGAGCCTCATGATGACGAACGGGTTTCAGGATACGGTACAGGCGGCAAGTGAAGCGATCGATATACCCGTCATCATTTTTCCCGGCGGGAAATCCCAGGTATGTGAAAAGGCGGATGCGATCCTCTTTCTTTCGCTCCTCTCGGGCCGTAATCCCGATTTTATCATCGGGGAACAGGTGCGGAGCGCTCCGCTTATTAAAAGCATGGGGCTCGAAGCGATATCCACGGCGTATCTTATTGTCGAGTCGGGGCGGATGACCTCGGTCGAATACATGTCGAACACCAAGCCGATACCCTCTGACAAGCCCGACATCGCGGTTGCCCATGCCATGACCGCGGAGATATTCGGCATGAAGATAGTGTATCTCGAGGCGGGTAGCGGCGCCGCGAAACCCGTTCCCGACGAGATGATCAGGCAGGTCGCCGCGGAGGTCGGCATTCCCGTCATGGTCGGCGGTGGCATCAGGAGCGCCGAAACGGTTTCCGCGAAGGTCGATGCGGGCGCTTCGTTCATCGTTGTCGGAAACCACCTCGAAAACAGCGATAATTTTTCGGATCTTGTTTCGTTTGTCAAAGCAGCGCACACCCTGTAACGTGCTTTCACCCTCACGGGTGATTCCGGATTTTTACTGAGGGCAGGTACATACGCATGATGATTGACCTGCACAGCCACGTTCTTCATGCTGTGGACGATGGCGCCACTTCGCTTGAGATGGCGCTCGATATGCTCCGGAACGCCATTGATTCCGGAATCCAGGTCATTGCTGCCACCCCCCATATCCTCGATGGTCTCCAGATCGGATACGAAGAAACCATAGTTGCCCGGTTCCGCGATTTATCACAGTCTGTTATCGATAATAAGCTCGATATCGATGTCTATCTCGCTTCGGAGATACATTTCCAGTTCGGCATGGAAGATATTATCGAAAGCAGCATCGGGACATACCGTGGGCTCGGGAAATATTTCCTTGTCGAAACACCGCTGACCCATTATCCGAAACGGTTCGAAGATGTCCTGGAACAGGTTTTGAACCGCGGCAAAAAGCCCATTCTGGCTCATCCCGAGCGTGTCAGTCCGCTGATGGATGATTTCGATACGATCTCACGGCTTGTGCAAAACGGTGTTCTCATGCAGGTGAATTCGGGAAGTATAACCGGAAGATTCGGAAACAAGATCGCCTCGTTTGCCTTGCAGCTGATCGACCGGGGACTCGTTCATTTCATCGCTTCGGACGCCCATTCGACCAACCGGCGCGGTTTCACTCTTGCCGAGGCCAGGATTATTGTCGAGGAACAATACGGCGATGATATTGCCGAGAGGCTCTTCTTTACCAATCCCCGGAGTGTACTCTTTTCAGAGACTGTCGAACATATCAGGCCTGTCATGACCTGAACGGAAACACTCCGTCACACTTCCGCACGGGAGGGGACAGACACATGAGCGACCGGAGTACCGGGCCGGGACATGTCCTCGTTACTTCAGGCCCCACCAGGGCCTATTTCGACCGTATCCGCTACATCGCGAACACCTCGACCGGGGCTCTCGGAGCACGTATCGTCGAGGCGCTTCTGTCACGGGGGATACCGGTGGTTCATCTGTACGGCGCGGGAAGCGAACGGCCTGCAGCCGGTGATGCCAGCCTCCTCGAATCACGAGAGGTGGTCACTGTCGATGATCTGATCGATGCGCTCAGGACGGCTGCTCACGGCAGGGAAATCAGGGCGGTGGTGCATGCGATGGCTGTTCTCGACTATATGCCCGGGACGATGATCGACGGTAAAAAATCATCGGGCGACGATTTCTGGGATGTTCGTCTCGTCCGTACCCCCAAGGTGATCGGCCTTATCAGGGAAATCATGCCCGGCGCCCTGACCGTGGGATTCAAGCTCGAAAGCGGCATCCCTGAGGATGACCTGATCGACCGTGCCGCGGCGCTCCTTGACCGGTATGCGCTCGACCTCGTTGTAGCCAACATGTTCGAGCGTGTCGGTGATGACTGTCACGAGGCTTTTTTTGTCGGGCCGGGAAGGAAGATTCTCGCCGCCGTTTCGTCGAAGAGCGATATTGCGGCGAAGCTCGCCGGTTTTATCGAGGAAAGGCTGGCATGGTGAACGAAGATTACCTGACATACTGGGGTCTGAATAAGCCACCGTTCTCGCTGACCCCCGATCCCGAAATGCTCTACCTGTCCGGACAGCATTCGGAATGTCTCATGCGGCTCAAATATGCCATCTTTTCGCACAAGGGCGGCGCTCTCCTTGTTTCGGATACCGCCGGTAACGGGAAAACCTCGGTGCTTTCCCGCCTGACCAAAGACCTCAATGAATACTACTCCGGCAGGGTGAAAGTCGCCTTTATCGACCATCCTACCCTGACCCCGATAGAGATGCTCGGAGAAATCGCCCACCAGCTCGGCGCCGAGCTTCATACCACCGAGAAAATCCGGGCGCTCAACTTTCTCCGCGACCGCCTTTTTTCACTCTACAACGACAATATCAAAGTCGTCGTGATCGTCGACGAGGGACAGATGCTCAAGGATCGCGCCGACCTGCTCGGAGAGCTCAGAATACTGTTGAATTTCTGTGTGTCCGATTCGTTTCTGCTGACATTCATTTTTTCCGGCCAGAAACCCCTCGATACGGTGCTCAGGGAAACGCCCGAATTCTGGCAGCGCCTGCCGGTGCGTTTTTTCCTCAAAAACCTCGATTATGAGGACACACGGGCCCTCGTTCGGTTCAGGCTCGGAAAGGTCGGAAGAACCGATGATATTTTTACCGAAGAGGGTTACGAGGGGATTTATAACTATTCGGAAGGATGCCCCCGCATCATCTGCTCTGTGGCCGATCTCTGTCTTATCGTCGGCTTTGCAAAGGGTGCGCGGCGTATCGGGTTCGTCGAGGTTTCAACCGCCTGCCGTGATATGGAATCTTCCGGCGACGGATTCCATTACTATGCATACCTGAAATCTCAGCAGCACACTCCTTCTCAAAAGTCGGAATCGGCTCAGCCGTCCGGGAAAACGGTACCTGTTCCGAAACGGGAAAAACACGACGCCGCACCGGTTGTTTCCGGAGGGAAATCTTCTTCCGGCCTCGGGCCTCCTCTTGCCGATATTCAGTCCGTCTCATGCCCGTCCTGTGCCGAAGCCAACCCGAAAGAGCGGAAGTTCTGCCAGAAGTGCAAATCCCCGCTTTACCGGAAATGCCCCGCCTGTTTGACGCTGATCGATACGGTCTCTAATATCTGCCCGGTCTGCCAGGCCGATATTGACATCGAAAAAGACGCTCTGGTGAAGCGCGTTCAGCAGATTCTTAATAAATACGACATTCTCGACAGCGGGACCCGGATATGGCTTGATGCGAAAGATATCGAGCTCAGGAAAGACGAGCTGGTCATGATCATTTTCCCCCGCGGCAACCTGCTGAGCGACGGCCCGGTCGTATTCAGCACATCGAATACCACCACATCATCGAGAGAGTCCTGCGACATTCTCCTTACCGACAGGCGGCTCATCATTTTTTTCGCCGGAAAGAAAACCGTCGGCACCGACCTTATCCGTATCGATTCATGCATGCACATCGATACCGGAAAGTTTCTCGGACGCCGCCGCGCACTCCTCATGGTTTCGTTCGGCGGCAGCATGTATCGTATCTCCCTCCCCTTCGGCTCCCGTAAAAACAGGGAAATCTTCGAGACGGTCTCTTCGTTTATCCAGAAAATGATGCTCAAGTGATTTGATTAAAAAAAGTGGCAAAGGGACAGAGGGACAAAGGGACAGAGGATTTTGCGATTATATCTTGAGTTATGCGGATAATCATGAAAATCGCGGTTCAGAATTCCCAGCCGGCCGACATGTATAACCGGTCGTCGCCTTCGGATGTAATACCCCAGCCCAGGCTGATCGGCCCTCCGGGTGTGGCAAACGACCCCATGATTCCGTAGGCTTGGAGAAACGTCTCCTTGGTGATGTGCTCGCCTTTCTGCCAGACATTTCCGAAACTGTAGCTCAGGTCGAGGTAGAAGTACTTCGGTACGAAAAGACGGTATGCTGCCTTTGCGACCGCGAGACGGTTACCGTATTTTTCTTCATCCGCAAGTCCGGGGAAATCGGCATAAAAGTGCGAACCGGTGCTTTCGTGGTCGTAGCAGTTGAGCCGTGAGGGATGCCCGCCGAGCGTGAACGACTCGATTTCGGGCAATGAGGGGTCCGCCGAGCCGAGAAAAAACGATCCCGAGAACGTATGGCGTCTGTTGTATGTCTGCACCATGCTCCCTCCCCAGTACAGCTTCACGAACTGTTCGGTTCCCCCGATGATTTCTTCGGTGGTTTCGATATAGATGAGGTTGAGCTTGCCCCTCCGGGGAAACGGGTATTGGTCGTAACTATCGATCAGAGAGCGCAGTACAAAACTGCGAAGCTCCTTTTTTTCCCCCTTCAGGGAAGAGGAAGGGTCTGTCTTGAGCCAGAGGGTTTCCGTTTTAAGCTGTATCACGGCGTTTCCAAGCTTATCCATCTGCTGGCCGATTGAAAATATCGCCCCGTAACGGTCGTCCTTGTAATCGGACTTGAACGAATGATCGGCATAGAGGGGACGCAGCCGGAAATTCTTGTAAAATTTTATCTCGTATGTCAGCAGTGTGCTGTAAATCCGGTCGTTTCTGCTTTCGAGCATGAGCAGCCGTTTTCTCCCGCCGATCTGAAACGTTCCGGCAAGCTGGTTGCCGAAACCAAGAATATTTTCGCGTGAAAACGTGATTTTGCCTTCCGTGTGATACATTTCATCATAATTGAGTCCGAGCCTGGTCACCGTCCAGTTTTTCTCTTTCATGTGAATGTACAGCCGTACGCCGTCCTCGTAATATTCGACATCCGGATATATCCATTCGAAAAAATTGGTGCCGTATAGGTTTTCCAGTGAGGACATCACCATGGAAAGGTTGAACGGATCCCCCGGTTTCAATTCGAGCTCACGAAGAATTGTCGTATTACGGGTCTTTATATTGCTGTCCAGCACTATATCGGTAAGCTGCGGGACTGCCGCTGTTACGGTGAGTGTTCCGGGCGGCTGATTTATTTCGGTGCCGGTCACATGGGTAAACGATAAGCCTTCCGAGCGGATAAGCCGTATTTCGCTGTCGACTTTCTCGATTACCTCCTGCATGAGAAGCGGACGGTCGGTTTCCGTAGGCAGGGTAACACTTTTGTTGATGATCTCGTCCTGGTTACGGCCTTGTATTACGAGAACGACAGTTGCGGGAACAGGTATCAGGGTCAGGGCGAGTGTTCCCTCCGCGGTGTCGAGATCGGCGCTTACCGAACAGTAGCGTCCGGATTGCCAGAGACTTTCCAGGCCGGCGGCGATTTGCCAGAAGAATGTCGTCTCCCCGGCTGTTACAAACGATGACAGGGTTGTACGGACAAACGATTCGTCTTCTCCGGGTGCTACAGTGATTGAATCGACAACCGTTTTGCGGCAGGCGGAGGATTTGAGTTCCAGTGAATCCATGAGGGCCGGAACAGCCTGTAACGCGGCCTGCCTTCCTTTTTCCACCATTTCGTGGATGGAGCCGAAATCTGTCGAGGAAAATTCATCGACATCGGGACTGATGACGAAGTCGGCGAAGTTTTTTGAATACCGCGTCATGTTTCTCATGGGGATGCTGGTTACCTGGTCTGCCACATTGAAAGCATTGTCAAGTTCTCCGATAGCATGCATACTCTCCTCGACCACCGATGCGATGATAAAATCGGAGCCCATATCGCGGACAACCTGAACGGGCAGGTTATCGACCAGACCGCCATCGACAAGAAGCTTGTTTCCCCATTCGACCGGGGTAAACAGGAGCGGAACCGTGCTCGAAGCCTGAATGGCCCGCGCGAGATTCCCTTCGGCGAGAACTTCCTTTGTCCCGGTATTGAGATTGGTAGCGACCGATCTGAACGGTATGGGGAGCTGATCGAAATTTTTCCGGCATTCGTATGTCGGGCCGAGGCAGAACCATGCGAGCGTGGTAGCATAATGCTGTCCCGAGGAAAGACTCGAGGGGATTTTTGCGTTCAGTCCCTCGAACCTGAGCTCGAAGAGGGGCCAGTCGTACATCTCTTTCGAGCTGATATATGCGCTGCGCCGCCTCGGAGAGCTGCTCATGGCGGTTGACCAGTCGGTATTCTCGAATCTGTTGATCAGATACTCCGTGCTGTATCCCGCGGCATAGAGACCGCCGACAAGACTTCCCATGGATGTGCCTGCGATACGTTCTACCCGGATACCCATATTGTTCAGCACTTCGATGACACCGAGGTGAGCGATTCCCCGCGCTCCACCGCCGGATAAAGCGAGACCGATCACGGGTCGCGTTTTTTCAGGGAAGCGTTCAACCATCCTGCCGTTTTCATACGTGATGCTGAATGTCTCGGCATGAGCTGCGCCCGTCACGAGAAAGGCAAGGAGAAGTGCGGAAGGCAGATTCACTGTTCCTCCGTGAACCTTGTGAAAAATCCTGTAAGAGTGGATAAAACCTGTCAAGGGTCAGCACGGAGTGCTGATTTACATGCCCGTGGCAGCGAACAGACAACATATTTCATAACCGGGCGCATGAAAAGAGACTTTTTCATCACCCTCTCATAAGATTATCCGGTTTATCACAGCTAATATACCATGTTATCGGATTTTTTTGAAGTATTTTGATTCATCATTTCCTGTTGCCATCCCGGGAAGATGAATTTCCATGGTTCCGTCCCGGTCGGTTCTCCATATCCGCGAATTCCTGCCTGCGAGCGTTTGTATCGTTTGGGGCGACGGGTGACCGTACCTGTTGTTCGCGCCGCACGATATGACCGACAGCCCTGGACCGACCGCGTGGATGAATCCGCCGCCGAGTCCCGCTGCGCCGTGGTGAGGGACTTTCAGTATATCGGCGCTGAGGCTCGGACCCCATGCGGTCATGACTTTTTGCACCTCTTCCTCGATGTCGCCGCTGAACAGAACCCGTGTTTCCGCAATGTCACACCTGAGCAGGAGCGAACGGTCGTTTTCGCCGGATGTCCCGCCGTTCATGAACAGGCGCGGGTTTGTTCCGGGAGAGAGCACGAGCATGCCGCCTTCATGAAACGCAATCGAATCTCCCGCACTGAGGCCGAAAACCCTGTCGCCATAGAGAAGGGCGAGCGAATCACGGATCGAGGCGCGGCAGAAAATGCGATCGACTTTCATGTCACGGAGGATGGCCGTAAGACCGCCCGTATGGTCGTCATGGAGATGACTGATGAAGATGCCGTCGAGTCTGGTGATTCCGAGATTTTTGAGGCTCGGAAGAATGAGGGTTTCCGCCGGTCCGCTATTCCCGTACCGGGGGCCGGTGTCCACGAGAAAGAACCGCTTCCCGCCGTATCCGACAAGAGCGGCATCGCCCTGACCGACATCGAAAAAGACAACCGTGCCGCTCTTTTCCGCGGAACCGCCAGCTCCGGCGATGGGATTCCATGTCCAGACAAGCGCGAGAACGAGGGGGATGTAGACGAGCCCCTTTTTGAAACCGGAACGACCGTGCGAGCGCGACAGAAGATAGAGCCACCCGGCGCAGCCAAGTCCGGTGAGAAGCGAAATCGACCCGGTGGTGACAGATGCATGGGGCAGGTTCGGGACCAGTACGGTAATCCCGTCGAGCATCCTGAGCAGAACGCCGGTGAGAAACGCCGAAACCGC
It contains:
- the thpR gene encoding RNA 2',3'-cyclic phosphodiesterase, encoding MRTFVAVEIPGDIQEKIGAYIDSIRGTFRHVKWVVPQNIHFTIKFLGEVHEPKLKNLRDCIAATASEFGPFEVGLNGIGYFPSEKRPRVVWIGADGGTDYLLEVFQTLENCLERVGFDREERTFSPHLTIGRAKKDKKVVTPDNLPEFEPVRFEVSTLALMKSTLTPDGPIYERAFECGLSKVSCSDSV
- the recA gene encoding recombinase RecA yields the protein MQKNSGDVNKERAVELAIGQIEKQFGRGSIMKLGDDSMKVEAVVIPSGSLALDAALGIGGFPRGRVVELFGPESSGKTTLALSIVANAQRMGGYAAYIDAEHALDSAYARTMGVDVDNLLISQPDCGEDALEISDTLIRSGAIDVIVIDSVAALVPRAELEGEMGDAHVGLQARLMSQALRKLTGHISRSNTCVIFINQIRMKIGVMFGNPETTTGGNALKFYSSVRVDIRRVATLKEREEAIGMRAKVKVVKNKLATPFRTAEFDIMFDGTGISAEGDAIDIGSEIDIIAKSGTWFSYENERLGQGRENVRAFLREHRDIRDRIIAQIREKMGLKPVTEKKKDDKNL
- the alaS gene encoding alanine--tRNA ligase encodes the protein MTSNEIRGSFLGYFEKNGHARIAGSPVIPWGDPTLMFTNAGMNQFKDVFLGREKRDYTRATTCQPCIRAGGKHNDLDEVGHTTRHGTFLEMLGNFSFGDYFKEGAIGFAWEFLTKEMGLNPDLLYPSVYSTDEEAFAIWRDIIGVPAGRILRFGNIEKGDDENFWSMGTTGPCGPCSEIYIDRGAQYGPDDPYKALSIDAPRFLELWNLVFMQFNRNESGVMDPLPKPSIDTGLGLERMAMVLQGRENIFETDILGKLIRRIEEFTGKTYAESTGMPFRAAADHVRTLSFAIADGALPSNEGRGYVLRRILRRASRYLRKLEVHEPLIYRLVSDVVDLMGDAYPRLDERVDYTAMVIRSEEERFLKTLDQGVDLFEGLAADVRSHGVRVISGEDAFRLYDTFGFPVDLTRIMAEEQNLTVDMAAFEKAMEAQRIRARESSSFQAVDDSGEPWQEVPGTAGGGSVFVGYESDSAEANLVRYRENGDGAVELVFDKTPFYALSGGQVNDTGTIVPHDDAFGLRVKDVRDYPQAGRAHICEVERGKFAVSSLISAPARLSIAGGPRHDTERNHSATHLLQAGLQDVLGKHVRQSGSFVDPERLRFDFNHFSAVTADELARVEAFVNRAVIEDYPVVITQSTLEEARSMGAMSLFEEKYGDTVRVVKMGDVSLELCGGTHVSRTGRIGLFRIVSESSVAAGIRRIEAVTGMRSYELAASELGILQDINHRLNTTAGDVVERIESQAAKIRELEKEIRRLRTEGAFGGGSDIMSNIVEVGGVKVAFGRMDAASAEELKTFADTIRDRLGSGVGVLGAAINGKVSIVATVTDDLIKQRSLRAGDIVKKVAEAVGGTGGGRPHMAMAGGKDVGALDDALASVPGVIDGLLKGKA
- a CDS encoding geranylgeranylglyceryl/heptaprenylglyceryl phosphate synthase encodes the protein MTFHSRMTVYSYLLEVRDKKGAGFLVLMDPDRSSPRLVAEQAVKCRDAGVDALLIGTSLMMTNGFQDTVQAASEAIDIPVIIFPGGKSQVCEKADAILFLSLLSGRNPDFIIGEQVRSAPLIKSMGLEAISTAYLIVESGRMTSVEYMSNTKPIPSDKPDIAVAHAMTAEIFGMKIVYLEAGSGAAKPVPDEMIRQVAAEVGIPVMVGGGIRSAETVSAKVDAGASFIVVGNHLENSDNFSDLVSFVKAAHTL
- a CDS encoding AAA family ATPase; the protein is MVNEDYLTYWGLNKPPFSLTPDPEMLYLSGQHSECLMRLKYAIFSHKGGALLVSDTAGNGKTSVLSRLTKDLNEYYSGRVKVAFIDHPTLTPIEMLGEIAHQLGAELHTTEKIRALNFLRDRLFSLYNDNIKVVVIVDEGQMLKDRADLLGELRILLNFCVSDSFLLTFIFSGQKPLDTVLRETPEFWQRLPVRFFLKNLDYEDTRALVRFRLGKVGRTDDIFTEEGYEGIYNYSEGCPRIICSVADLCLIVGFAKGARRIGFVEVSTACRDMESSGDGFHYYAYLKSQQHTPSQKSESAQPSGKTVPVPKREKHDAAPVVSGGKSSSGLGPPLADIQSVSCPSCAEANPKERKFCQKCKSPLYRKCPACLTLIDTVSNICPVCQADIDIEKDALVKRVQQILNKYDILDSGTRIWLDAKDIELRKDELVMIIFPRGNLLSDGPVVFSTSNTTTSSRESCDILLTDRRLIIFFAGKKTVGTDLIRIDSCMHIDTGKFLGRRRALLMVSFGGSMYRISLPFGSRKNREIFETVSSFIQKMMLK
- a CDS encoding patatin-like phospholipase family protein — protein: MNLPSALLLAFLVTGAAHAETFSITYENGRMVERFPEKTRPVIGLALSGGGARGIAHLGVIEVLNNMGIRVERIAGTSMGSLVGGLYAAGYSTEYLINRFENTDWSTAMSSSPRRRSAYISSKEMYDWPLFELRFEGLNAKIPSSLSSGQHYATTLAWFCLGPTYECRKNFDQLPIPFRSVATNLNTGTKEVLAEGNLARAIQASSTVPLLFTPVEWGNKLLVDGGLVDNLPVQVVRDMGSDFIIASVVEESMHAIGELDNAFNVADQVTSIPMRNMTRYSKNFADFVISPDVDEFSSTDFGSIHEMVEKGRQAALQAVPALMDSLELKSSACRKTVVDSITVAPGEDESFVRTTLSSFVTAGETTFFWQIAAGLESLWQSGRYCSVSADLDTAEGTLALTLIPVPATVVLVIQGRNQDEIINKSVTLPTETDRPLLMQEVIEKVDSEIRLIRSEGLSFTHVTGTEINQPPGTLTVTAAVPQLTDIVLDSNIKTRNTTILRELELKPGDPFNLSMVMSSLENLYGTNFFEWIYPDVEYYEDGVRLYIHMKEKNWTVTRLGLNYDEMYHTEGKITFSRENILGFGNQLAGTFQIGGRKRLLMLESRNDRIYSTLLTYEIKFYKNFRLRPLYADHSFKSDYKDDRYGAIFSIGQQMDKLGNAVIQLKTETLWLKTDPSSSLKGEKKELRSFVLRSLIDSYDQYPFPRRGKLNLIYIETTEEIIGGTEQFVKLYWGGSMVQTYNRRHTFSGSFFLGSADPSLPEIESFTLGGHPSRLNCYDHESTGSHFYADFPGLADEEKYGNRLAVAKAAYRLFVPKYFYLDLSYSFGNVWQKGEHITKETFLQAYGIMGSFATPGGPISLGWGITSEGDDRLYMSAGWEF